In Nasonia vitripennis strain AsymCx chromosome 2, Nvit_psr_1.1, whole genome shotgun sequence, a genomic segment contains:
- the LOC100114505 gene encoding tRNA (cytosine(72)-C(5))-methyltransferase NSUN6 gives MILTSKVCERITHFSKCKYICEDFLTAVENFEYIYLTMEVITPKHRLLKFKKEVLDELKIDFKKIKPFDQHLSEAESEEKLNKIILWLSNTPKNIVYRVNTILNRQQVVHHRIVEALKKYTRPIPIISTFPCVEELIIVNGWDKSVELNLERQQYEVIVDAACGAAVLRGAHIYAPGVLGMPRGLKVGDIVSVYADLEQACKKGLVTEYDKKNKLFVGNGIVQLTREQIFGHETEHTSGIAVTMTDIISHIPQINDNILPKGYVLLQNLPSILCSRVLDPQPGETVLDMCAAPGNKTTHIAALMENKGVVVAIEKIKNKLERLNSNIENFSATIVKAYCFDSTKAVCDAEEKSIFDGPPYSKESFDRVLLDGPCSALGQRPQIRNPISVSQLRSYVPLQRKLFTSAVQLLRPGGTLVYSTCTITIAENEGIIAWALKTFPNLELRSVREKLMSMKMEKFATVGYTIDGLTTEQSDKLCRFDENDTVGFFIACFIKR, from the exons ATGATTTTGACGTCTAAAGTCTGTGAG AGGATTACGCATTTTTCCAAATGTAAATACATTTGTGAGGATTTTTTGACAgctgttgaaaattttg AATATATTTATCTGACAATGGAAGTTATTACACCaaaacatcgtctactaaagtTTAAAAAAGAGGTTCTAGATGaattgaaaatagattttaaaaagatcAAGCCTTTTGATCAGCATTTAAGCGAGGCAGAGTCCGAg GAAAAACTAAACAAGATTATTTTATGGTTGAGCAACACACCTAAAAATATTGTGTACAGAGTTAACACAATTTTAAATAGGCAACAAGTAGTACACCATCGCATTGTAGAAGCATTAAAAAAG TACACAAGACCTATTCCAATCATTTCTACTTTCCCATGTGTGGAGGAATTGATCATTGTAAATGGCTGGGACAAATCAGTCGAATTAAACCTGGAAAGACAACAATATGAGGTTATCGTTGATGCAGCTTGTGGAGCAGCTGTCCTAAGAGGAGCTCATATTTATGCTCCAGGTGTTTTGGGGATGCCTCGAG gcTTAAAAGTTGGAGATATAGTAAGTGTTTATGCTGATCTTGAGCAAGCTTGTAAAAAAGGTTTAGTCACAGAGTATGataagaaaaacaaattgtTTGTGGGAAATGGTATTGTTCAATTGACTAGAGAACAAATATTTGGTCATGAAACAGAGCATACCAG TGGTATTGCTGTCACCATGACTGATATTATATCGCATATTCCACAAATAAATGACAATATATTACCTAAAGGATACGTGCTACTGCAGAATTTACCATCTATACTATGCTCTCGAGTGTTGGACCCTCAACCAGGAGAAACTGTACTAGATATGTGTGCAGCTCCAGGCAATAAAACAACACATATTGCTGCTTTAATGGAAAATaag GGTGTTGTTGTAGCaatagagaaaataaaaaataaacttgaGAGATTGAATTCGAATATAGAAAATTTCTCGGCGACGATTGTTAAAGCTTATTGCTTCGATTCAACTAAGGCTGTTTGTGATGCAGAAGAAAAATCCATTTTTGATGGGCCACCTTACTCCAAAGAAAGTTTTGATAGAGTATTGTTAGACGGACCTTGCAGTGCTTTAGGCCAAAGACCTCAAATTCGCAATCCTATTAGTGTATCACAATTGCGTTCCTATGTGCCTTTGCAAAGAAAACTATTTACTTCG GCAGTCCAACTATTAAGGCCTGGCGGAACTCTAGTCTACAGTACTTGTACAATTACAATTGCTGAAAACGAAGGTATAATCGCTTGGGCTTTAAAAACATTTCCGAATCTTGAATTGCGATCTGTTCGTGAAAAATTGATGAGTAtgaaaatggaaaaatttGCCACAGTTGGATACACTATTGATGGTTTGACTACTGAACAGTCTGATAAATTGTGCAGATTTGATGAAAATGATACTGTTGGATTTTTTATAGCTTGTTTCATTAAACGATGA